The bacterium genomic interval TTGAGGATCTGCTTGCCGTCGATCTCCGCGGTCACGCCGCGGGCCTCGAGCAGGGGGGCGGTGTCGTTCTGGTTCATCGGGTCGTCTCTCTCCGCGGGCCGGCCGTCACGGTCGGCCCGGCAGCGCCGGCAAAAGCGCCCCGCGGCGGGGCGCGACGCGCGTGCGGTCGATCTCGGCCGCGAGCTGGGTGACGTGGGCGTTGACGTTCATCTCGCCGCTCAGCAGGTCGGCGAGGGAGATCGAGTCGAGGAAGTCGTGGACGACCGCGCCCAAGGTGACCCAGACCGGGCGGATGCCGCAGTCGCCGTGGTAGGCGCACCCTTGGCCGTCGTTGGCCCCCGAGCAGCGCTCCAGCTCGAACAGCCCGCCGCTCATCCCCTCGATCACCGCCGCGATGGAGATCTCCTCGGCGGGGCGGGCGAGGACGTAGCCGCCTTCCTTGCCGCGGATCGACCGGACGAGGCCGAGCTGGCGCAGGCGGCTCATGATCTTCGCCGTGTTTTCGTCCGAGAGGCCCACGGCGGCGGCGATCTGTCCGATCGTCGTCTTGGCGTCGCCCTTGGCCAGCTGGCTGAGGCAGCGGATGGCGTATTCCTCTTGGGCCGTGACTTTCATCGCTCGTCTCCGTGGGGAATCTTAAGAATACTGGATTTTCCTGTCAAGTATGAAGCCGGATTCTGTATTGATTCCCGGCCTCCGCCGGTCCCGCTTTGACCGGCCGCCCCGCGCCGACTAACCTTTTGGTCCGCTTCGGAGAACCCATGACCTCCTCCGGCCACGTTCTGCTCACGAACGACGACGGCTTCGACGCCCCCGGCTTGGCCGCCCTGGCCGAGGCGGCGGAGCGCGTCTTCGCCCGCGTCAGCGTCGTCGCGCCGGAGCGGGAGCAGTCGGCGATGTCCCACGCCCTGACGATCCGTCGCGCCCTGCGGGCGAGGCCGCGCGGGGCGGGGCGCTGGTCGCTCGACGGGACGCCGACCGACTGCGTCAACGTGGCCCTCTACCAGCTCCTCGACGCCCGGCCGGACGCCGTCCTCTCCGGGGTCAACGCCGGCTACAACCTCGGCGACGACCTGACCTACTCCGGGACCGTCGCCGGGGCGCTCGAGGCGCGGCTCCTCGGCGTGCCGAGCTTCGCCTTCTCCGCCGGCTGGGAGGCCGGTCCGGAGGAGTTCGCCGAGGCGGCGGCGATCGCCGTCTCGCTCG includes:
- a CDS encoding Rrf2 family transcriptional regulator; protein product: MKVTAQEEYAIRCLSQLAKGDAKTTIGQIAAAVGLSDENTAKIMSRLRQLGLVRSIRGKEGGYVLARPAEEISIAAVIEGMSGGLFELERCSGANDGQGCAYHGDCGIRPVWVTLGAVVHDFLDSISLADLLSGEMNVNAHVTQLAAEIDRTRVAPRRGALLPALPGRP
- the surE gene encoding 5'/3'-nucleotidase SurE — its product is MTSSGHVLLTNDDGFDAPGLAALAEAAERVFARVSVVAPEREQSAMSHALTIRRALRARPRGAGRWSLDGTPTDCVNVALYQLLDARPDAVLSGVNAGYNLGDDLTYSGTVAGALEARLLGVPSFAFSAGWEAGPEEFAEAAAIAVSLAAQALREGLPLDAFLNVNIPKNPRGVRAARQGRRAAPVALGRNGAEAEGLFEVELNDAWRAEPGADHAAVADGFVSVTPLHADLTFHRALPVVEGWSLRLEGER